One window from the genome of Rhodospirillales bacterium encodes:
- the selD gene encoding selenide, water dikinase SelD, with the protein MTPTSQTLLDVVLIGGGHAHVEVLRSAAMAPVPGVRLTVVARDTVTPYSGMLPGYLAGIYSHAEAHIDLRPLCARAGARLIHAPATGLDPEARIVTFAGRPPLRFDVAMIDIGSTPVVADIEGAERALPVKPVDLFLDRWMAVEDAVLASDGPWHLTVVGGGAGGAEVCLGLANRVRERLSAEGDDPTRVRAALVTDGDTLLPRHNPGARRRMADAMTRDSVAVHLERHVARVAEDHVLCVDGTEIPVDTTVLVTGAAAPGWLRDTGLALDDGGFIAVDRFLRSHSHVNVFAAGDVAGFTEQPLVKNGVYAVRQGPLLARQLRNIAAGRPLEPFIPQHRTMALISTGRQHAIGSWGSLAFDGDWAWRWKDRIDRVWMEKYQQLPAIPEMDDTPMRCGGCGAKVPARILQRALERLDLPSRSEVITGLEAPDDAAVIAPPPGQVAVQTVDQFPAFVDDPWVFGRIAAVHALSDVHAMGAAPVAALALVGLLPGTPDAMEDDLVQMIEGVLSILRVEDCALVGGHTTGSERASLGLTVTGFADPDRLVRKSGLKAGDALILTRPLGTGTLFAADMRGKAESAWIEAAVAAMQRSNGPAADVFLEHGIHAMTDITGFGLAGHLHEMLAASGVAAAITLGVLPVYPGARALLSRGIASTLHPGNVAALEGLLDPGTIDPIVFDPQTAGGLLAGIPANRAEACITALHEAGDTDAVVIGHIVDDADSMITIRD; encoded by the coding sequence ATGACCCCCACCAGCCAGACCCTGCTCGATGTCGTGCTGATCGGTGGCGGCCATGCCCATGTCGAGGTGCTGCGCAGCGCCGCCATGGCACCCGTGCCCGGCGTTCGGCTGACGGTCGTGGCGCGCGATACGGTGACGCCCTACTCTGGCATGTTGCCGGGCTATCTGGCCGGCATCTACAGCCACGCCGAGGCGCACATCGACCTCAGGCCGTTGTGCGCGCGGGCCGGCGCACGCCTCATCCATGCGCCGGCGACCGGACTCGATCCCGAAGCACGGATTGTGACGTTCGCCGGACGGCCCCCGCTTCGTTTCGATGTCGCCATGATCGACATCGGCTCGACACCGGTCGTCGCCGATATCGAAGGCGCCGAGCGCGCACTGCCGGTCAAACCCGTCGACCTCTTTCTCGACCGCTGGATGGCGGTGGAGGATGCGGTGCTGGCGAGTGACGGTCCCTGGCACCTGACGGTCGTGGGCGGCGGTGCCGGCGGTGCCGAAGTCTGCCTCGGTCTCGCCAACCGTGTACGGGAGCGGCTGAGCGCCGAGGGCGATGATCCGACCCGTGTTCGCGCGGCGCTGGTCACAGATGGCGACACCCTGCTGCCACGGCACAACCCAGGCGCCCGTCGTCGCATGGCCGACGCCATGACGCGTGACAGCGTGGCTGTCCACCTCGAACGTCATGTGGCGCGGGTCGCCGAGGATCATGTTCTCTGTGTCGACGGCACGGAGATTCCCGTCGACACGACCGTCCTGGTCACGGGGGCGGCGGCACCGGGCTGGCTGCGCGACACCGGACTTGCGCTCGACGACGGTGGTTTCATCGCGGTCGACCGCTTTCTGCGCTCGCATTCCCACGTCAACGTCTTTGCCGCCGGCGACGTTGCCGGCTTCACCGAGCAGCCGCTGGTCAAGAACGGGGTCTACGCCGTGCGCCAGGGGCCCCTGCTCGCGCGCCAGCTTCGCAACATTGCCGCCGGACGCCCGCTCGAGCCGTTCATACCCCAGCACCGCACCATGGCGCTGATCTCGACCGGACGGCAGCACGCCATCGGATCCTGGGGCAGCCTGGCTTTCGACGGCGACTGGGCCTGGCGCTGGAAGGACCGGATTGATCGGGTATGGATGGAGAAGTACCAGCAGCTTCCCGCGATACCGGAGATGGACGACACGCCCATGCGCTGCGGCGGCTGCGGTGCGAAGGTGCCCGCGCGTATCCTGCAGCGAGCCCTTGAAAGGCTCGATCTTCCGAGCCGTTCGGAGGTGATCACGGGTCTCGAAGCCCCTGATGACGCGGCGGTCATCGCGCCGCCGCCCGGCCAGGTCGCTGTGCAGACGGTCGATCAGTTCCCTGCATTCGTCGACGATCCGTGGGTCTTCGGCCGCATCGCAGCCGTTCACGCCCTGTCGGATGTTCATGCCATGGGCGCGGCACCGGTCGCCGCACTTGCGCTTGTCGGCCTTCTGCCCGGCACGCCGGACGCCATGGAAGACGACCTGGTCCAGATGATCGAAGGTGTGCTCTCGATCCTGCGGGTCGAGGACTGCGCGCTGGTGGGCGGGCACACGACGGGAAGCGAGCGCGCCAGCCTGGGCCTTACAGTGACCGGCTTCGCCGATCCCGATCGCCTTGTCCGCAAGTCGGGGCTGAAAGCCGGCGACGCACTGATCCTGACGCGGCCGCTGGGAACCGGCACACTGTTTGCTGCCGACATGCGCGGCAAAGCCGAGAGCGCATGGATCGAGGCTGCCGTCGCAGCCATGCAGCGCTCGAACGGCCCGGCGGCGGACGTCTTCCTTGAACACGGCATTCACGCCATGACCGACATCACCGGCTTCGGGCTCGCCGGCCACCTGCACGAGATGCTCGCAGCCTCGGGCGTGGCGGCGGCGATAACGCTCGGCGTCCTGCCGGTCTACCCCGGCGCGCGCGCGCTCCTGTCAAGGGGCATCGCCAGCACGCTCCATCCCGGCAACGTGGCCGCCCTCGAAGGCCTGCTCGATCCCGGCACCATCGACCCGATCGTCTTCGACCCCCAGACCGCCGGGGGCCTTCTGGCGGGGATACCGGCCAACAGGGCAGAAGCCTGCATTACGGCCCTGCACGAGGCCGGAGACACCGACGCCGTCGTTATCGGACACATCGTCGACGACGCCGACAGCATGATCACGATCAGAGACTGA
- the selB gene encoding selenocysteine-specific translation elongation factor, with product MIVATAGHVDHGKTALIGALTGVDTDHLPEEKSRGLTIDLGYAYLPLDSGKTIGFIDVPGHERFLRNMVAGVAGIDLGLLVVAADDGVMPQTIEHATVLSLLGVDRALVAVTKADRVSSYVCEAAREDAQALLQGLSIKVLDTIATAAPEGRGIDEVREVLRNEASRLPPPETTGGFRLAVDRVFVIRGAGVVVTGTVHAGRAAIGDRLVLMPSGREVRIRGIHAQDAPAEQTVRGERTALNLSGIDRDDVTRGDWVVTPEILAPSYRIDVELSLLGDNKTGLKHWTPVHAHHGAGHTTGRLALLEHNRLEPGQTGLAQLVTDEPLVGARGDRLVFRDSSARRTIAGGTVLDPRGPSRGRAKDERLAVLRLGAVADTRDAFVRYLATARNGFDPVVFLNARNLPADDADVLIRRSDVHAVESRLVLREDHWNALMATVTEAVETDHRQNTDRLGPTAQELRRLLPTRPPMPLLDAAIRALTRDGDLIRQGAVVHRPAHRVTLKEADTRLWARVEAALDVTQGSPPALFPLAEGLDMTPGDLKRFLDRMVACGLTVKIGRNRYLTPSQVDRAVADAAAESAAQPDGFTVAQFRDRTGIGRNLAIDLLEYLDRRGVTRRRGDLRQAPQVP from the coding sequence ATGATCGTCGCCACGGCCGGACACGTCGATCACGGCAAGACCGCGCTGATCGGTGCCCTGACCGGCGTCGATACCGATCACCTTCCCGAGGAAAAGTCGCGCGGCCTCACGATCGACCTCGGCTATGCCTATCTGCCGCTCGACTCCGGCAAGACAATCGGCTTCATCGACGTGCCCGGTCACGAACGTTTCCTGCGCAACATGGTCGCGGGCGTCGCCGGTATCGACCTCGGCCTGCTGGTCGTTGCCGCCGACGACGGCGTCATGCCCCAGACCATCGAACACGCCACGGTGCTTTCGCTCCTCGGCGTCGACCGCGCGCTTGTCGCGGTCACAAAGGCCGATCGTGTCTCCTCGTACGTCTGCGAGGCCGCCCGAGAGGATGCGCAGGCGTTGCTCCAGGGCCTCAGCATCAAGGTGTTGGACACCATTGCCACGGCAGCCCCGGAAGGCCGGGGGATCGACGAGGTTCGGGAGGTCCTGCGGAACGAGGCCAGCCGGTTGCCGCCCCCCGAAACGACCGGAGGGTTCAGACTGGCCGTCGACCGGGTCTTTGTCATTCGCGGCGCAGGCGTCGTGGTCACCGGCACCGTGCATGCCGGCCGCGCTGCGATCGGCGACCGACTTGTCCTGATGCCATCGGGACGCGAGGTCAGGATCCGCGGCATTCACGCCCAGGATGCGCCGGCCGAGCAAACGGTCCGGGGCGAGCGGACGGCCCTGAACCTCTCGGGCATCGACCGTGACGACGTCACACGCGGCGACTGGGTCGTCACGCCGGAGATCCTGGCACCGTCCTACCGGATCGACGTGGAACTCTCCCTTCTCGGTGACAACAAGACGGGCCTGAAGCACTGGACGCCGGTGCACGCCCACCATGGCGCCGGCCACACCACAGGGCGTCTCGCTCTGCTGGAGCACAACCGGCTTGAACCCGGCCAGACCGGCCTGGCCCAGCTCGTCACCGACGAACCCCTTGTAGGCGCACGCGGTGATCGACTGGTCTTTCGCGACTCCTCTGCCCGACGAACGATTGCCGGCGGAACGGTGCTCGACCCCAGAGGGCCCTCGCGAGGTCGCGCGAAGGACGAGCGCCTTGCCGTTCTCCGTCTGGGTGCAGTCGCCGACACGAGGGACGCTTTTGTTCGATATCTCGCGACAGCACGCAACGGGTTCGACCCTGTTGTCTTTCTTAATGCCCGCAACCTGCCCGCCGACGACGCGGATGTGCTGATCCGTCGATCCGATGTCCATGCTGTCGAGTCGCGTCTGGTTCTGCGAGAGGATCATTGGAACGCGCTCATGGCGACAGTCACCGAGGCCGTGGAGACGGATCACCGTCAGAACACCGATCGCCTGGGACCGACCGCTCAGGAGCTCCGCCGTCTGCTGCCGACACGGCCACCGATGCCGCTTCTTGATGCGGCGATCAGGGCGCTGACGCGCGACGGGGATCTGATCCGCCAGGGTGCCGTCGTGCATCGTCCCGCTCATCGCGTCACGCTCAAAGAGGCCGATACCAGGCTCTGGGCACGGGTTGAAGCGGCGTTGGACGTCACGCAGGGTTCGCCGCCAGCGCTGTTTCCCCTGGCCGAAGGGCTCGACATGACACCGGGCGACCTGAAGCGATTTCTCGATCGCATGGTCGCCTGCGGTCTCACCGTGAAAATCGGCAGGAACCGCTATCTCACCCCGAGCCAGGTCGACCGCGCCGTCGCCGACGCGGCAGCGGAATCAGCCGCCCAGCCGGATGGCTTTACGGTCGCCCAGTTTCGCGACCGCACAGGGATCGGCCGCAACCTGGCGATCGACCTGCTGGAGTATCTCGACCGAAGGGGCGTGACCCGGAGGCGTGGAGACCTGCGCCAAGCCCCACAGGTACCCTGA
- a CDS encoding L-seryl-tRNA(Sec) selenium transferase produces MNQTFRPPSVERLLRSDEIAALIDSYGRSLTVEALRFVLDELRDRAREGMTVDASASGLADSVGQFCIGRLSGRPRPVFNLTGTVLHTNLGRAPMADEAITAVSEAARGASDLEFDLQSGKRGERDAIVTERIRRLTGAEAAIVVNNNAAAVLLLLNSLALRKEVPVSRGELIEIGGAFRMPDIMARAGCRLVEVGTTNRTHRRDFEDAIGQRTALLLKVHTSNYAIRGFTAEVPKPELAGLAREHGLPFAVDLGSGTLVDLTRWGLPKEPTVAETLADGADLVTFSGDKLLGGPQAGLIAGRAELVARLARNPMKRAMRADKMTLAALDATLALYENPDRLPERLPALRLLTRPSHVIRDQAERLRGPLASVLGDGFAVTVIDLKSQIGSGAQPIELLESAGLAIRPAKSGHGADARLRRLADALRRLPKPVIGTLHDGEIRLDLRCLDDENTFVAQLPPLAVP; encoded by the coding sequence ATGAACCAGACCTTCCGACCCCCGTCTGTCGAGCGGCTGCTGCGATCAGACGAGATTGCTGCGCTGATCGACAGCTATGGCCGCAGCCTGACCGTCGAGGCCCTGCGCTTCGTTCTGGACGAATTGCGTGATCGCGCCCGTGAGGGCATGACTGTGGACGCTTCGGCCTCAGGCTTGGCTGATTCGGTGGGACAGTTCTGCATCGGTCGTCTGAGCGGCAGGCCACGCCCGGTCTTCAATCTCACCGGCACGGTCCTTCACACCAACCTCGGACGCGCGCCGATGGCCGACGAGGCGATCACGGCTGTGTCCGAGGCCGCGCGCGGTGCCTCTGATCTCGAGTTCGATCTGCAGTCCGGCAAGCGCGGCGAACGCGATGCGATTGTGACCGAACGGATCAGACGGCTGACCGGCGCGGAAGCGGCCATCGTCGTCAACAACAATGCCGCAGCCGTCTTGCTGCTGCTGAACAGTCTCGCGCTGCGCAAGGAGGTGCCGGTCTCGCGCGGCGAGCTGATCGAGATCGGCGGCGCCTTTCGCATGCCCGACATCATGGCGCGTGCCGGTTGCCGTCTGGTCGAGGTCGGAACCACCAACCGGACCCACCGGCGCGACTTCGAGGATGCGATCGGCCAACGCACGGCTCTGCTGTTGAAAGTGCACACCAGCAACTACGCGATCCGCGGCTTCACCGCCGAGGTGCCCAAGCCCGAGCTGGCCGGGCTCGCCCGGGAGCACGGCCTGCCCTTCGCCGTCGATCTCGGCAGCGGCACGCTGGTCGACCTGACCCGGTGGGGCCTGCCCAAGGAACCGACTGTTGCCGAGACCTTGGCCGATGGCGCCGATCTCGTCACCTTCAGCGGCGACAAACTGCTCGGCGGCCCTCAGGCAGGCCTGATTGCCGGGCGGGCCGAACTGGTCGCCAGGCTCGCGAGGAATCCGATGAAACGCGCGATGCGCGCCGACAAGATGACACTCGCAGCGCTCGACGCGACACTCGCACTTTACGAGAACCCCGACCGCCTGCCCGAGCGTCTGCCCGCCTTGCGCCTGCTGACACGGCCATCGCATGTCATCCGGGACCAGGCGGAGAGGTTGCGCGGACCGCTGGCCAGTGTCCTCGGCGACGGGTTTGCCGTGACCGTCATCGACCTCAAGAGCCAGATCGGCAGTGGCGCCCAGCCGATCGAGCTGCTCGAGAGCGCAGGCCTGGCCATTCGGCCCGCCAAGTCCGGCCACGGCGCGGACGCCCGGCTGAGACGGCTGGCGGATGCCCTGCGTCGCTTGCCGAAACCGGTTATCGGCACCCTGCATGACGGTGAGATCCGGCTCGACCTGCGCTGCCTTGATGACGAGAACACTTTCGTCGCGCAACTCCCGCCCCTCGCCGTTCCATGA
- a CDS encoding acetate--CoA ligase family protein, giving the protein MSEHYLRPLMDPTSIALVGASGREGAFGHSTLLNLDNTAIGPPVYPVNPGYDEIMGLPCYASLASIPGGVEHAVLSVANTRVEAALIDAAENGVKSVTMFGSAYLEGDTDTPRLKDRLQAIAREAGLLVCGANCMGFVNYLSGVRATWMNIAPDAWFEPGNITLISHSGTCFLSLQFIDPRHRHNLCISAGQELTVTAADYMDYALEQESTRAIALFLEMVRDPEAFRAVLDKAVQKDIPVVAIKVGRTEKSAELARSHSGALAGDDAAYEALFDHYGVLRVENWNDLAATSRLLSHHKRIASGNLAGIMDSGGARGMLIDLADKMGVPLADIGSQTVEKLTGLLEYGLEPVNPTDIWGTGLDWENVFEGCMQALADDEDSAITGMFSDLNFTDDITGGLLDIAEKVDANTDKPVFFCQHWSRAINPIAIRQGVNSSVILIDGTETFLTAFKLAMQRRDRRDDTAQDMIAAPDADVVARWQARLDQSAPLDENDGLDLLSDFGIAVPERRIVTTEDEAAAAGDAIGYPLVLKTAEAGILHKSDVGGVKIGIADEAALRAAWSDMAGRLGPRALVAAMVPTGVELAAGLVIDPQFGPLVMVAVGGILIELMKDRRFLLPPAGRTSARRALDGLACRPMLDGIRGMPAADIDAVCDTIARLSVLAVCLGDRLAELDLNPLIAGPDGCIAVDALVVPASRAG; this is encoded by the coding sequence ATGAGCGAGCATTACCTTCGTCCGTTGATGGACCCCACCTCGATCGCGCTGGTTGGTGCGTCGGGGCGCGAAGGAGCATTCGGCCACTCCACGCTTCTGAATCTCGACAACACCGCGATCGGCCCGCCCGTTTATCCCGTCAATCCGGGCTATGACGAGATCATGGGCCTGCCCTGTTATGCCTCTCTCGCCAGCATTCCCGGCGGGGTCGAACATGCTGTCCTCTCCGTCGCCAATACCAGGGTCGAGGCGGCGCTGATCGATGCTGCCGAGAATGGCGTGAAGTCGGTGACCATGTTCGGCAGCGCCTATCTGGAGGGCGATACGGACACGCCCAGGCTGAAGGATCGGCTCCAGGCGATCGCGCGCGAGGCGGGGCTTCTGGTGTGCGGTGCGAACTGCATGGGCTTCGTGAACTACCTGAGCGGTGTTCGCGCGACCTGGATGAACATCGCGCCCGACGCCTGGTTCGAACCCGGCAACATCACGTTGATCAGCCATTCGGGCACCTGCTTCCTGTCGTTGCAGTTCATCGATCCGCGCCACCGCCACAATCTTTGCATCTCGGCAGGCCAGGAGCTGACCGTGACGGCCGCCGACTACATGGATTATGCGCTTGAGCAGGAGAGCACCCGGGCGATTGCGCTGTTCCTCGAGATGGTGCGCGATCCCGAGGCGTTCCGGGCTGTTCTCGACAAGGCGGTCCAGAAGGATATCCCCGTGGTCGCGATCAAGGTCGGCCGGACGGAGAAGAGCGCGGAGCTCGCCCGGAGTCATTCCGGCGCGCTCGCTGGCGATGACGCAGCCTACGAGGCGCTGTTCGATCACTACGGTGTGCTGCGTGTCGAAAATTGGAACGACTTGGCTGCGACATCGCGCCTTTTGTCGCATCACAAGCGGATCGCCTCGGGCAATCTTGCAGGCATCATGGATTCGGGCGGTGCACGCGGGATGCTGATCGATCTGGCCGACAAGATGGGTGTGCCGCTGGCCGATATCGGTTCCCAAACAGTCGAGAAACTCACAGGACTTCTGGAGTACGGCCTGGAACCGGTCAACCCGACCGATATCTGGGGCACCGGGCTTGATTGGGAGAACGTCTTCGAGGGTTGCATGCAAGCCCTCGCCGACGACGAGGACTCCGCGATCACCGGCATGTTCAGCGATCTCAACTTCACAGACGACATCACCGGGGGCTTGCTCGATATCGCCGAGAAGGTCGATGCCAACACCGACAAGCCCGTGTTCTTCTGCCAGCACTGGAGCCGCGCGATCAACCCGATCGCAATCCGGCAGGGGGTCAACAGCTCGGTCATTCTGATCGACGGCACGGAGACCTTTCTCACGGCCTTCAAGCTCGCCATGCAGCGTCGCGACCGGCGTGACGACACCGCGCAGGATATGATCGCGGCACCGGACGCAGACGTCGTCGCGCGCTGGCAGGCAAGGCTGGATCAGAGCGCACCGCTCGACGAGAACGACGGTCTTGACCTGCTGAGCGACTTCGGCATCGCCGTGCCGGAACGCCGCATCGTCACGACCGAGGATGAGGCGGCGGCGGCCGGCGACGCGATCGGCTATCCGCTCGTCCTGAAGACTGCTGAGGCGGGCATCCTCCACAAGAGCGATGTCGGCGGGGTGAAGATCGGCATCGCCGACGAGGCGGCGCTGCGCGCCGCGTGGTCCGACATGGCGGGTCGCCTCGGTCCGCGCGCCCTGGTCGCCGCCATGGTGCCGACGGGTGTCGAGCTCGCTGCCGGCCTCGTGATCGATCCCCAGTTCGGACCGCTCGTGATGGTCGCGGTCGGCGGCATCCTGATCGAGCTGATGAAGGATCGCCGCTTCCTGCTGCCGCCCGCGGGCCGCACGAGTGCACGCCGTGCGCTCGATGGCCTCGCCTGTCGGCCAATGCTGGATGGCATCCGCGGCATGCCGGCGGCCGACATCGACGCCGTGTGCGACACGATCGCGCGGCTCTCGGTGCTTGCCGTGTGCCTCGGCGACCGTCTCGCGGAGCTTGATCTCAATCCGCTGATTGCCGGACCGGATGGCTGCATCGCAGTCGACGCGCTCGTCGTACCTGCCTCCAGGGCTGGATGA